GCCGTCCCCACTGGGAAGACGTTTGAGAGCCaacggttttttttttttttttatgactacTGCGAAAACAAAGTTTTGGTTTGAGAAAGAACAGtctgatttaataaaaaaagaagaagaagaaggcagcAGCGGTGGAggctgaaaacaaaatcaaatcatctGTCTGACAGAGAGTTTGGAATCTGCTAAAGACAAGtgaaataacaatgtttttgcTTCAGATTTATTCTTGTAGTTGGTGCACATGACAGCTACAGAGACATTCAGGTTAAACTCCccaaataataatcataataatgtgTTCAGGTGAAAGAAAAACTCTCAAGTTATGTCAATATTGAACCAAAACAAGTCCAAGACTATTTCATCACAGTCTGCTTCACATTTACTCTTCACTTCAAGTCACATATCCAAGTTAAATCATTCGGAATTGTTTCACTGAATTTCATCGTCTGCAAATTGGATTTCAAGctctccacttttttttatctggtgAAACAAGAAATGACCTCACAACCTCCTAGACACCTGGGACACGTTCTACATTTACaattaagcatttagcagatgcttttatccaaaagaggaataaactaCATAGtagtagtcttggaaagaactccactataGAGGAATAGTGGACTGAtggatccaagtgcaggggaggggggttAGGGTAAGTGccaggacagaagatgctcttggaagagctgggtcttcaagagcttcttgaagagagacagggacaccccctgttctggtagcgctcagtaggtcattccaccagtgtggaaagacacatgaaaagagtctgggtTGTTGGCAATTTGATGGatggagtagtcgaggggtaacataaggcTTTGGGAGAGCATTTAGACCCATGCAGCACTTTGTAGGCTCTAGCATCAGTGGTTAGAATTGGATGCGGGTGCTcagggtagccagtggagctcaatgaacaggGGGGGTGACATGAAGACCAGGTGCGCTGCCATGTTCTGGACCATTTGTAGTGGTTCCACAGCACAGGTCGGGAGGCCTGTTAGCAGGACGAGGCAGTAGTCGAGGCAGCAGACGACCAGAGCCTGCGCTAGGAGCTGGGGAGCCTGTTGAGTTAGGTCTTCATCAACTGTCGGCAATTTTGTCACGCTAAGAAAGTTGagtccacacagaaaacactatCCCAATCAAATCCAAGTGTTTCAATCTGGTTCAGATGAATTCTTTCCTCAACAGGATCATGACTCAGCAAATCAAATTGTTAAACACTGGAGTTAAATCATGGATCGTCTGCAAATCGAATTTCAAGCGCTCCAAGTCCAAGTTTTTTATGCCATTCAAGAAATGACCTCACGACCTTCACGCTGGTTAGTGACCACCAGAAGACGCCAGAGACACGTCATCGTCATCTCGTGTCGGGCCATTTTACAACACTAAGAAGTCGAGTTAGCGCAAATTTAGTGTAATCCATGTAAATCGTACAATAATTGTGCTTAAAAGACCAAACGTTTGCGAGTTGTAGTTTGCTTGTTTTTCGATTTCACTCCATATTTGATTTAGAAGAGACttttatgatgtcatttttttgacGCAACCCTCCAATTTTCTCTGGACTCAGGACCGGCACAAGGAGTACAATTCGCGTCCATCGCACCACAGGATCATTTCGTACATTGTGTGACACACCGGACACCGCAAGTTGCCGTATTTTCAACGGAAGTAACAGAGCTCGCCATGATGCGAAAGTATCGCCGGAAACAGCTCTCGACCACACAGTAGCTCCCAAATTTGACGGTAAAACTCGTCCCACTGTATCTGGCTCCGTATGACGAAGGTTTCTTCTCTAACGTGTTGTGTGCCACAAAAAATATGCTGGAGAGTACGTGATGTCATCCGGAGCCTTCGCAGTGGGGACTCAAACTGACAACCCTCTGGCAAGACAAGTTACCTTTCCGTTTTTCCATGGGCTGCCCCGTGAGATTCAAGACATGTTTCCGTGAAAAGAACTTTCCTAGATGAAACTGTATCTGTGCCAAGTTTGTCGTCTTCAAACACAGGCCTCAAAACTTTGGTAAATGGGACAAAGGCggtggagacaaagacacgGGTGGTTCAGCTTCAGGCTCTCAACACGATGACTGACCCGTCatcatctgtgtttctcaggcGGTGGCGACGACTCGCAGCAAGTCATGGACGTCACGAAGAAACAGACTCTCCTGTTGGTCAGGAGTTTCCTTTGAGTTGATCGAAGACAGAAactaaagacagaaaaaaacctcttgcaaaaaaaagaaaagcttcaaAGACGGAGTTTGGAAAGTGAACacttatattaaaaaaaaaatccagttatgtttgtttgtagtttTCGCCGCCAGGAGAGACTTTTGTGCTGCACTAAACACTGCAAGATGAACCACTTCAACAAaaccatgtctgtgtgtgtgtacatggttCTCATGAATGTAGGACAAACGTAAAGCGACTGATCTCTGTTTACCTTCATAACAGCTTCAGCACAAATATCCCGTGTTTTTCCGTGAGAGTGGAAATGTGCAGCATGACGTGAAGCAGCTGAAACCAGAGACAGCTTTTATTTACTCAAaggtagaagaaaaaaaaacaaaaaccttctGTTGCAAATGAAAGTAACCAGAAACAAGCGGAGAGTTCCATTTGATGTCGACGACGCTTTGTTTTCTATGAGGCAGTGACAAACACTCAAGGTATTGCAGAGTGATTTTTGACAGAAAGGAGAATCTGAAACGGAATGAGGTCCAGTCTTTCAAAAAAAGGATTATATCCACTCAGTTAAAATGGACAGGTTGTTTGTCCTCACTTGTGACATGTTGGGATCATAGCAGTGTCCAGAGCAGGTTCTGTTTTTACAGGTTTAGATAAAGTAGGATTTAACCTTTAAATAAAGTCTTCAACATTATCTTGATGCTACATGAACTTACAACAGGGCTTCCCCACGCAAGTCTTGGAGtacagcagttccctgacctcactgtctcactgaacAGTCTTCAGTTTTAACAAATtggcacatttttttatgtcgAGCAACGCACGGGTCcaggaactatgccaatatctaATTTTCGCCAaacctgacctccatgcaaagtttcaaattttttttaaccccctcaaaaatgaccacaaagccaCAGATAGAATAATAATTTGAAGGATTACAATAGATAGCTCTCTggtgaaagaagagagagaagaacgaGAAACAGGAGCAGGTGAAGAGACATGAACTCAACTCTCTAAATGTTTGAAGATTTAATTTtccaaaacataaaacattagaTGTAACTTTACACGTCATCGTACATTAGAGGCGACATCCCACTGTTTTAAACATGCATTTATCTGGAAATTAAATGATAATCTACTATAGTCTGCAGTCTATTCTAACACTaattctttaatttatttattttaattacgATCTGGTCCGGGCTAAGTCCAGGGTGTTTAAAGAAGGTCCTTAAAGACGGGAGACGTATAAAAAACGATAACATAGATATCTGTTCCTGGTCTGAAGACGTGGTCATTCACCGACAACAAATGTATGCGGTTAGAGTTAACAATACCGTTATCAATAAAAACTATGGGGGGAACCATAGAGCAAATCCTACATCGTGTTACTTGAGGGTGTGGAAGACTCAAAATCATGGATATATTCGGCCGATTTGAGGATTTAGATGACTTTCTTCATCTCATCGTACAACACCAGCACGAAGGCCCCGCCCATCCCTCTGAGCACGTTGGACCAGGCTCCCTTAAAGAACGCTTTCCCACCCTCGTCATTTGCAATCTTGCGCCAGCAGTCGATGGTTCCGCTGTACATGATGTCGGCTCCTTTGCGTCCGGACTGCATCATCATACGTCTGCGCACGGTGTCGAAGGGGTACGAGGCCAGGCCGGCGACTGCCGTCACCGTCTGCGCGATCATCCAGCTCACCAGTATGTGGGTGTTCTTGGGATCCGGAAGCATTCCCTTAGCCGTGTCGTACATGCCGAAGTACGCCGCCCTGTAGATAATGATACCCTGCACGGACACGTTGAAGCCCTGGTACAAACCTCTCACACCGTCAGACTTGGAGATCTTCACCAGGCAGTCGCCGAGGCCGTTGAACTCCCTCTCCGCTCCAGCCTTTCCCACGTCGGCTGCCAGACGGGTGCGGGCAAAGTCGAGGGGGTACACAAAGCACAGGGACGTGGCGCCCGCGGCACCGCCGGACGCCAGGTTACCCGCGAAATACCTCCAGAACTGGGTGCGCTGGTCAACACCGTCAAGGAAGATCCCCTTGTACTTGTCCTTGAACGCAAAGTTGAGGGCCTGGGTGGGGAAGTATCTGATGACGTTGGCGAGGTTACCCCTCCAGAAGGACAGGAATCCCTGTTCCTTGGGGATACGGACAACGCAGTCGATGATACCCTTGTACTGCTTATCGGCGGCGATCTGCTTACTGACGTGTTGAACCTGAAGGAGGAGCTTCACTCTCTCGATTGGCGCAACGGCCGTTTTGGAGAGGGCGGCGGAGACGCCACCGGCCAGGAAATCCTTGGCGAAGGAAGCGGCTTGGTCGGACATGGTACTATGTGCTTtaggtgtctttttttttacttgagcAGCAAACAGAAGTGGAATGTACCGACAAGATCCTGGCAATAGGAAACAGGAACGTTTCACTActaccttttctttgtttcaggtCTTGAAAGGATGCTTGCCTTTGATAAGTTACGGAGCTCGTTCTGACACAAGGTCTTTGCTTCAACTTTAAAGCAAACTGTGCTCTCATTTCTGTTCCCCACACGTTCATGAAGATCTCGCCTCTGCTGTGACTTGCTTCTCTCCTGAAGGATTAAAAACCTCAGATTATAATCCTCGGAATTTGATGCAGAAGCACATGCTCGAGTCCTCCGCCACAGGTGTGAGGGATCACGGAGACACAGACGGTAACTAAAGAGCGAAGAGAGGCAGCGGGAGTGTGAGCGATCATGTGAAGACGGGATGATGTGACGAGGATCGAGAAGGAGAAAATAACTGACGGACGTTTTCaactgatgtttttgtgtgataaaataaagaaaagtcagTTTCCATCAGCTACGTTGTGCAGATAGTAACGCCATAACATCTTATTAAAGTCCATGAGCCACTGCAGACAGTTGCTATGGTGACCACCGTATATCAAAGCAGTTCAAACAGATCGTTTTTTGCGTCAACCGAGTGTCatcaattttgttttcatgcatcAGTGACTCcaccacattttaaataatgaagaaaaacaacacttttaattTCAGCGAATTTGAGAATTGTTGACAGCCTTTAAAGTTGttgaatttattttctttttaatttccaaaTATTGGATTTGTTTCTATTATACGTAtgcattgtttctttttttatgttttctttattgcCTCAAGGGAGCTTTTAGGGCTTTCATTTGTTCTGtcttttacttattattatccTAAAGTTGGATTAGATTTCAGAGACagtcacagaaactagaaaatatccacatttaagaagctggaaagtCACAGAatttagaaaatattgacatttaagaagttgaaaaatcacagaaactggttagaattattaagaaataaaataattatgcaATTATGAAAATAGGAGGCAGTAATTTTAACTAATTAATAATTGATACATTTTAGTGTAGAGACGTGAAGCTGACTTTCACTAACCaggaaataatgaataaaatgttgaCTTTCTTTAATAAAACTGACATTGAAGCTTCAAAATAACAaacttatatttttatattcactgatattaatgcgttgttttcagtgtgcaCTGATGAGCGCACGCCGTCTTTGCCGCGTTCATAAAGTGACTTGTCCTCCACCTTGAGGAAAATCTGATATTTCGCTGTTTTGCATATAGCCGACGAGCAATTTGTTCGTGTGATGAAAGTGATGAAacagtttctgtttctgtttgtttgtggtttccAGTGAATAAAACCCACACACTCGTAAAGATCATCCCATATTTTCCTCATTATCTGTTTCCTATCTGTGGAAAGAGAGTGAATCGTCGACGTGAGGAAACGTCggagttttaaaacaaaacaaaggtggAATCAGTGGAATCATTTCCTTCTGTTTTAAGACCGAAAAGATCTTCCAGGTGAACATTTATCAGCTCGTGCATTGTCTGAGTTTGACTTTGCCTGCAGGCGTTTCCTCACACTCGTGTCAGTATTTCCAGTCGGGCAGGAACATCTTGGTGAGTTGCCATGAGTTTCCGAGACATTCCCTCGCTGCAGTAACGCTGTCAGACGTGTGCCGACGTCTCCCGCCTTGTCGTTCCTCAACGTTTATATCACAACACGTTTACACCTCTGCTTTGTTGTGACCGGCGGAGTCGAGCGGAGGTGGAAGCTCCAGCCAACGACAGGAGCTCATCCCAACATTTTTCACGTCAGGGGTTTTTCACAAGTTGATTCATGCGATGTTTTTGTTGCACAAATTCCCACCTGAGCCGTCTAcgtccattcatccatccatcatcccgCCAGAGCCGTGATGAATTATTCCCAGTCACACACTCTGTGTATTTattcagcttttcttttctttttttccagataAATTCTGCTCAATAAAACACGGATTTCCTTCAGTGAGAAGCaacttgtgtttatatttggaaGCAAAATTGGAGGAAACATTGTGCtcattaagaagaaaaagaagaaacaatcCACAACAAATctgttctctttgttgttttgttttacgctggagctgcaactaaagctgaaacaattacttgatcgatgaatcgtcaactatttagaAAACCGATTCATCGGTTTAAGTGACGTAAAGTGAGATGTAAAccggtttctgtgattttaagaCAAATGAAAGTGATGATGAAGGTTCACCTGGAAGACTTTGTGCACATCTTCTTGGTTTTAAAACAGAAGGAAACAATTCCACTGATTccacatttgatttgttttaaaactcTAACGTTTCCAACGAAAATCTGCTTGCAGTCGTTAATGACAAACAGATAATGAGGAAAATATGGGATGATCTttacgagtgtgtgtgttattcactggaaaccacaaacaaacaggaacagaCACCGTTTCTCCAATTCTGCCGAACAAATTGCTCATCAGCTTTAACACAAAACAGCGGAAAATCTGATTTTCCGATGAGTCACTTTATAAATGTGTCAAAGACGACATCCGCTCATCTGTCCACActgaaaacatcacattaatatcaattttaattaatttgaattaattaatgagAAAAATTTAAGTTTCTGTGCTGTTTCAGGTTcttaaagctgaaaaatcaaagaaactagaaaatattcacatttaagaagctgaaaaatctgattattgaaaaaaaactccGCCTAAATTGTTTTTGAAGCTTCAAAATATCCAAAATTGTCGTAAAAATAGTAACAGAAAAGTTGATTTGCCACCTTAAAGCATTCTTCCTCTTTGGTTGTTCagagaatgtcagaaaatgtgaaaatacagtATCAAATACTTCCAAACTCACTTTACTAtcacttttaaaacaataaaaagctTTTTTCCTGGAATATGAGATTTCATTTTGGTGGAAGTTCCCCGGAATCTAAGACTCCATGAAGcttctttcactttcactcgtTCACAAATGTCAggtaaaagagaaaagaaaatgagaggtGTGACTTTCTGAGAAATGAAGGACAGGAGGAAGAAACTGACTGAGTGATGCAAGAAAGGAGaactccacaaaaaaaaaacccaaagagaCAGTTGAATAAAGAGgcgtggaagagagagagaaaataaaggtGAGCGTTATCAAAgtgaaacaattaaaacagcCGTTTGTaataaggtcagaggtcactaaAGGTCATATATCAACATTTAAAGGTGGTTGATTTCATTGTAGAGGCTGAAGAATGCATGATATTAacatgtgtcctcactgaggtACAAGtacaagactgtgtgtgtgttttcagctgtgtgtgtgtgtgtgtgtgagtgagagtgagagacgCAGTGAACCTCAGGTGACCTGGTGAAGATGCGTCTGCAGCTCAGCAGGTGCTCGAGTCAAACGGAGTtcagagaacaaacacacacagacacacctacTGTAGGTGTGTGCTTGCATGCGTGCATTCCTACACTTGTGAGGACACAGCGACGCTACGTTCACGGACTCAAACATGAATCATTGACCTTGACGCGACcccatgaaacaaaaaaaaatctcaacgTAATGTCCTCGTAATGTATGAGTGGTAACACGGTCCCCACAAAGGCTgaagaacaagaacacacacgcaaAACAGTAGCTGGTACAGTGCGTGTTCGTCACACCAGCAGAGATGAAGCTAAAAACACTTAATCTGACCAACAGCGCCACCTAACTGCCACCAACTGAAACTGCAGACATTATCAAAACTCATTTATATAATCACACAAGgaacaacataataaaaaaataagtttgtttttcttcctaaacatgacatttaaaaataaatacatctgtgTTTAAGTGCAAAAAAGGAGCTGATCATGAATTATTGATGACATCATTAATGACATTAGTATCAGGTTCAGTGTGACATCACTCTATTGATCAGTGAAATGGTCAAATATCAGTTTACACGAGATCATGTTATGATTATGTATCACGTAATTATAAAAGTACAGGATAATAAAGCCATTTTTTCcaaaatcttgtttttcataCACTTTTTGTGAAGAATTTTGGAAAAACTTGTGAAGTATGAATATGCACCACATTACAACCAAATTAGTGTGAATATTGTGGACTTTCTACATAAAGAAACAtggaaatattcatatttaataagctaacaaacacaaacaaacaaaaaaccatggcgtaaagaacaagtgagggagcgcgaAGAACAAATCGTTTTTTTCAACACACCACActgaagtccatagagaaaatcagtgattttagctcgtggggacgctggagctgctggtctactgctgccccgtgtggtcacttta
The nucleotide sequence above comes from Solea senegalensis isolate Sse05_10M linkage group LG3, IFAPA_SoseM_1, whole genome shotgun sequence. Encoded proteins:
- the LOC122766319 gene encoding ADP/ATP translocase 3; the encoded protein is MSDQAASFAKDFLAGGVSAALSKTAVAPIERVKLLLQVQHVSKQIAADKQYKGIIDCVVRIPKEQGFLSFWRGNLANVIRYFPTQALNFAFKDKYKGIFLDGVDQRTQFWRYFAGNLASGGAAGATSLCFVYPLDFARTRLAADVGKAGAEREFNGLGDCLVKISKSDGVRGLYQGFNVSVQGIIIYRAAYFGMYDTAKGMLPDPKNTHILVSWMIAQTVTAVAGLASYPFDTVRRRMMMQSGRKGADIMYSGTIDCWRKIANDEGGKAFFKGAWSNVLRGMGGAFVLVLYDEMKKVI